The Cololabis saira isolate AMF1-May2022 chromosome 5, fColSai1.1, whole genome shotgun sequence genome segment tgatagtgccttatgttcctgtcagagctctccgttctcagagtgcaggtttactcgtagttcctagagtatctaaatgtagatttggagggcgggcgttctgctatcaggcaccactactatggaaccaacttccaatctgggttaaggaggctgacaccacctccacctttaaaactaaacttaaaacatttctgtttagtaaagcctatagttagtgtttagtaaacctctagctggtgttggtaaatctctaggtagtgtaaactttagtgtgtcagagtcgctcctgtagtttcttgtgctggcccccccttctcctcccttttctctctttttgtccatgttgcagcatcctttgccggacaccggaacctgcaggtggtcgtgggtggcttgtagcttgcattacggagcacaagtgtttccctgaccctgcaccccaacctgggacttgctgattgggccggagcttcgggagctgtgtgctggcctgtggtccccacccctggtcatcccgttgctggccccccttctcctcccttttctctctctgcaggtggtcgtgggtggcttgtagcttgcattacggagcacaagtctttccctgaccctgcaccccaacctgggacttgctgattgggccggagcttcgggagctgcgtgctggcctgcggtccccacccctggtcatcccgttgctggccccccttctcctcccttttctctctctgcaggtggtcgtgggtggcttgtagcttgcattacggagcacaagtctttccctgaccctgcaccccaacctgggacttgctgattgggccggagcttcgggagctgcgtgctggcctgcggtccccacccctggtcatcccgttgctgcttccacctgcctgctgtgctgttgccgtccctgacccaccagtctggccctcggcaggagggtccccccttatgagcctggtcctgctcaaggtttcttccctcctaaaggggagtttttccttgccactgtttggcttaaggtttttctcccactaggggagtttttacctgccattgtttatgtaataactgctcgggggtcatgttctgggtatgggtctctggaaagcgtctagagacaactctgttgtattagacgctatataaataaaattgaattgaattgtgtcTCAGGGCTGTGACACCATCCTGACCGTGGTCGACCGGTTCTCAAAGTCAGCCCACTTTGTTCCTCTCCCCAAACTCCCTTCTGCTGCGGAAACCGCAGACCTCCTCGAACTCCATGTCGTCCGCCTTCACGGAATTCCTTCCGACATCGTGTCCGACCGTGGTCCCCAGTTCGTCTCCAAGGTGTGGCAGGCCTTTTGCAAGGGAATTGGAGCCACAGCCAGCCTCTCCTCTGGGTACCACCCGCAGTCAAACGGGCAGGCAGAGCGTGCCAACCAGGCAGTCAAGGCAGCCCTTCGCTGCGTTGCCTCCAACAACCCCGCTTCCTGGGCCAAGTACCTCCCTTGGGTGGAGTATTCCCTCAACACCATGGTTTGCTCTGCCACCGGGATGTCACCTTTTCAGTGCTCGCTGGGTTATCAACCCCCTCTGTTTCCCCAACAAGAGCTGGAGGTGGCTGTACCGTCCACCAGGGCACACCTCCGCTGGTGTCGTCGCATCTGgaagactgcccgagctgcgCTATTCCGCGCTTCTGTGCGTGCTCGGCGTGTTGCAAACCGGCGGAGAGTGCGTGCCCCCCTCTACCAGCCTGGCCAGAAGGTTTGGCTGTTGGCCCGGTACCTACCCCTCCAGACGTCCCAGACGTCTACTCGCAAGCTGAATCCCCGTTTTGTTGGTCCATACACGGTGAGCCGCATAATCAGCCCTGTTGCGGTCCGTTTGGATCTTCCTCCCGCTCTCAAGGTTCATCCTGTGTTCCATGTGTCCCAGCTTAAGCCAGTAGCCACCAGCATTCTGTCTCcccctgtgtctgctcctccgcCCCCTCGGGTCCTAGCAGATGGTGACCCTGTTTGGACGGTTCGGAAGCTGCTCGCTGTTCGTCGTAGGGGACGGGGTTTCCAGTACTTGGTGGACTGGGAGGGCTTTGGCCCTGAAGACCGTATCTGGGTGCCCCGGTCCTACCTTGCAGACCCTTCCCTGTTGGACGACTTCTACCAGGACAATCCGGGTGCTCCGGGTCGGTCGTCCGGTGCCTCCCCTCAGGGGGGGGGTACTGTTGTGCCACAAGCCCCTCAGCCAGCAGCCAGCACAGCTGTGGCTGATTCCAATCAGcccagctgctccaccatcaGAATCAAGGGCTGCCTACATAAGCTGCTGAGAGATGACACCCGGCGCTTAGacgttgactactgtggcaagTACCTTCAGCAGAAAGTTTAGGCTCTGGTGTTTGTGAGATTTTGTGGATATGCTATTTTTGGTTCTAACTGTTCTTTCCTTGTGTTCCAGGCTCCCTCCAGTCAATCAAGTGTCTCCCCACTCCACCGTTCCATCCACCTCCCCCGGATTGAGTTTACTCATTAAATCCTTTGTTTTTCAACTTCAGTCTCAGTGTCTTTGCTTTTGGGGTCCCTGGCACATTTGGCTGTTTCTGTTCTCGAGTGAGCCTAACAATAATAAGCTGACCTTTGAACCACAGCATGATGCTGTGGGAAAGAATCCATCAGCACCTGTACTTTGCAAGCTCCAtaattttaatataaataatgtCACCTTGTACAGGCCTTGTACAGGCCAGAACTTTGGAGAATGTCTGTGCTATTCTGTTACAGTTCACTTCTGAATGAGTTTGTGCTGCTTCTTTCTGTCTGCAGATATAGTTTGTCAACGAACTGGACCAACAGACTAATTTGTCCCTGGTCTTCTCGACCGCCTTAAACACTCAAAAGTgagttcttgtttttattaatgGCCTTGAAAAGAAGATTTTCTAAATGCTCcttcactttcttttttacatttattttcagaATTGGTTTCACTCTCCTCCATAAAGGATAAAAAATCTGCTGTACTTCAACACCAAGAATTTGAAGACATCCACAACCATGAATCTTCGCTGCACAATGAATCTCAACAGATTCATTTTTCTGCTGATCCTTCAGGGGTTGGTAGTGGTGCTCTTCTATGGATGGTATGTTCATCACAAACCACCTGACACTCCTCCTTCCAGCGGTAAAGTTCATGTTCTGGTGCTGTCGTCATGGCGATCGGGCTcatccttcatgggtcaggtaTTCAGTCAGCACCCGTCTGTCTTCTATCTCATGGAGCCTGCTTGGCATGTGTGGTCCACAGTAAAGTCACCGACTGCACGACTGCTTCGGATGGCTGTGAGGGATCTAATGCGGAGTATATTCCAGTGTGACTTCTCAGTAATGGATTCCTACCTGCCAGAACAACACAATGTGTCCTCTTTGTTCATGTGGAGTCACAGTCGAGCACTGTGTTCCCCGCCTGCCTGTCCCCTCACACCACGCAACCAGATGAGCAGTGAACCTCAGTGCTTCCAGAAATGTGATGCTCGAGGCCTGCAGAAGGTGGAAGAGGCCTGTGGCACGTACAGTCATGTGGTGTTAAAAGAAGTGCGATTTTTGGAGCTGGAATCCCTTTACCCTCTTTTGCAGGACCCAAACATGGATCTCCGCATCATCCATCTGGTCCGAGACCCCCGGGCCGTGTTGAAGTCCAGAGAGGAGTCAGCCAAATATTTTGAGACAGGTGGCAGTATTGTTTTGGGGCAGAGAAAGGTGCCAGCTGCTGAGGTGCAGTATCAGGTCATGCAGGAGATCTGCCGCAGCCATGTACGCATTAATGAGAGGGCTGTACTGAAGCCCCCTCCATTTCTGAAAGGACGCTACAAACTAGTTCGCTATGAGGATGTGGCACGCAACCCACTTAAGGAGGTTAATGACATTTATGAGTTTGTAGGTTTAGGGATGACCCCACAACTGGAGGACTGGATCTACACAGTCACACATGGAAATGGTAAAGGTTCTAGAAAAGAGGCTTTTCAACTTACCTCTCGAAATGCTACAAACGTCTCCCAGGCTTGGCGCACCATGCTGCCTTACAGCAAGGTCAAACGTGTTCAGGAAGTGTGTAAAGGAGCCATGTCACTGCTGGGCTACAAGGCAGTTAATGGCGAAAAAGAGCAGAAGAGACTTGACATTGATCTGCTGGTTCCTCAAGAACCATATCAGTTCAGCTGGGTATCAACAAAAAAAGAGCATAAAagtaaaagataaaagataGACGAAAACTTATCAGCAACTGACTACAGAGGACTGAATTCTGTACCTGATcctgtatgggctcaaattaatgccataagtattttgtatctgtaaataaactttgtacttgtagaaatattttgtgcgtgtgcaaaaaatatttgtacttgcaaaaaatatttgtactttcaaaaaatatttgtacttgcaaaacatatttgtacttctagatacaaagctacaaactttttacaaagctacaaagttttttttacaaagctacaaacttttttttacaaagctacaaactttttttacaaaagctacaattttttttcaaaagctacaaactttttttacaactacgagttatggcactgttttgacgtgccaaaactaagagccaatcagcgatctttggcacgggtttcaaagcgtttctggatagccaatcagcacattgcatcgcctactgacgtcgccgccatattggatgtggcaagactgggctgcaaactaatagtaaatgggcttattttcataaagcacctttctacaaagaaatttacgttttacgtctcatttattcattcacacacgcactaatatacttgggaaacagttaggcaccaaatataatatatttaattttctcagatggcaaaaataagaacttgattgatcccacatagaagtaattcatgttatatcagctatggagaacaaggtagtgccgaaaaacaatatatatcccccctcacaaaaatagacatatttttttatcaacaaaacaaattaaaaaaaaatcaaataaccaaataacatatttgacccatttatatcccccctcacaaaaataagaaaaatagagaaacatattctctcattaacaaagcatattttacatttttacacattacattacattttattgttattgttattttattgtctgaaaaatggttcaaatatgttatttggttatttgattttttttaatttgttttgttgataaaaaaatatgtctctatttttgtgaggggggatatatattgtttttcggcactaccttgttctctatagctgatataacatgaattacttctatgtgggatcattaaagttcttatttttgccatctgagaaaattaaatatattatatttggtgtctaactgtttcccaagtatattagtgcgtgtgtgaatgaataaatgagacgtaaaacgtagatttctttgtagaaaggtgctttatgaaaataagtcaatttacttgtattagaccccgtccacacgtagccggatatctgcggatatctgctaaaccggagatattttcctccgttttgacctgtcatccacacgaaaacgcaaataaacgaaggtttaaaaaaactccgggcaaagtgaagatttttgaaaactccgtttatgtagatgcgtgtggacacacataaccggagatttgcgttttcgaacgtcacattatgcgccaaaacaacaacaaatctgctctgacgtgcgacttttttttactatagaaatacagatgatccagcatctgttctccaagccatttattaaataaatggtctctgctcttgaccggccgcttactgcgttacaccgacacagagggctccgcggagccgcggaggctgaacctccgcGGAGCCCCGCCGAGCCCCGCCGAGCCCCCCGGAGCCCCGGAGCGGCGGAGCGGCGGAGCGGCGGAGCCCGcggagcttccccgggagccgcagattatctacaggttagaatgcttatgaatgtgttcgaaaacgcagatcttcggttacgtgtggatgcaaatttttttattaaatattcgtttttaaaaatacccggctacgtgtggacggggtcttagtttgcagcccagtcttgccacatccaatatggcggcgacgtcagtaggcgatgcaatgtgctgattggctctccagaaaccctttgaaacccgtgccaaagatcgctgattggctcttagttttggcacgtcaaaacagtgccataactcgtagttgtaaaaaaagtttgtagcttttgaaaaaaagtttgtagcttttgtaaaaaaaagtttgtagctttgtaaaaaaagtttgtagctttgtaaaaaaagagtttgtagctttgtaaaaagtttgtagctttgtatctagaagtacaaatatgttttgcaagtacaaatatttttttcacacgcacaaaatattttttgcaagtacaaatattttttgcaagtacaaatattttttgcacacgcacaaaatatttctacaagtacaaagtttatttacagatacaaaatacttatggcattaatttgagcccataatcCTGTGGGTGTCACAGACTGAAGTCTTTGTAAATAGAGGAAACACTGATAATGTTCAATGTAAAAGTATTGATCTGTGAGGAGGATTAAACATGTTACACAGTTAGTAAGGGGACAATATTCAAATGAAAAGTGAGAGCTCTGTAGTACTGTCAGACAGtacagtttgtgttttcatacCATAatcaaaaagtagaaaaatctgatacCAAGGACAGCCGCAGGACAAACTTAAAAACATAGCTACATTTATACGTTAATGTCATGAATTATTTATGAatcaaaaaacaatgaaattattgtgtgtttttttcctaTCGAGTTATTAACATGAAGTTTAAACTGCTTTTATTAGAATGTCTCCCTTCCTTTACTGTGAAAAATCTAAGACACACAGCTGTAATTTTTAAATAttgtcagcttttttttttaatttgtgggAAGAATTGGTAAAAAAAACTACATGGTACTTATTATAGCAATGAATAAGCattcatatatattatttttctgtCTAAACTGGCATTGCTGGGTTTCTCTTGAGATGTTATTGCCATTTGGGCGCCACCTCCTGGCTGAGTCTTTCTCAAACGATTTAATTTATTGTAGAAGTATCTGTCTTCATACCAAAGTTGATGAAGCAACATTTGTTGGAAAAGGGACTGAATGGATTCTTTTAGTTTTGTATCCCATCATGattaaattattaaaataaacctgATTACTTTCTGTCATTTTGTGGACTACAAACATGAACATGGTTGGATCTGAATCAACATCACCAAAGCAGCATATCTGCTGACACATCCTGAGCTGTAACACATTTCCATTCGATTTCAGCCTACAgacattggcccggtttcccagatcagttaagtagttcttaacagcgaaagacatctttcaaaccatcttaaggagcctgtgaaagaagtctttcgctgttaagaactacttaactgatctgggaaaccgggccattattTGTTTCTTGACAACCAAAcgtaagttacggatgtaactatggttctgtgaattcctggatgactgccagtggcagtaacagagtggatatgtctcctcgcgctccgcgcaggtcgagatttaataacaacagtgtcacgtgagtgacgtgtaggctacctgtgcgtctataaataccgcccggtagactacatccggcctcccagaatcttctcgcaggaagttcggagtgaccggtgtgactggcagtcatccaggaattcacagaaccatagttacatccgtaacttacgttctgtttcattccttccagactgccagtggcagtaacaGAGTGGATGACTCATACCAGCACTGTCACGAGGAACAACACCCACCTAGTGGTCAGCCGCAGAAGCCAAAGGCAGAACGGCCGAAGCCAGCGTGGACCCAGAGGCCACGTTAAGGCGATAGAACCTGGAGAAGGTGCACGGCACCGTCCAGGATGCCGCTGCACAGATCTCAGACAACGGTACCCCTCTCATTGCCGCCCAGGAAGTGGCCACACCCCTGGTGGAATGACAGACAACGCCTGAAGGGGCAGGTCTACCTGCCACGTCATAAGCCTGTTTGATTGCTTCAACAATCCAGTGGGAGAGACGTTGCTTCGACAGGGCACGGCCCTTGTGCGCCCCCCTGTAGCACACAAACAACTGCTCAGAGCGTCGAAAGCTCTGTGTTGCCTGAAGGTAGAGCTGCAACGCCCGGACTGGGCACAGCAAATTAGCCCGCTCCTCCAGCCGGGACTCAAACGGGGGAGGATGGTATGCTGCCAACTCTATGGCCTGATTGGCATGGTCAGGGGGTAACACCTTTGGCAGGAAagcgacatttggccacagggtcACTCCTGAGCTGTCTGCCTTCCACCGAAGGCACGTAGGACTGACTGAAAGGGCGTGGAGCTCGCTCACACGCTTGGCAGACGTAACAGCCAACAGAAAGGCGGTCTTCCATGACGTCGTCCTCAAGGACCCCCCTGCCATAGGCTCAAAGGGTGCCTCGCCCAAGGCCTGCAGGACCAGCGGCAGGTCCCATGCTGCTGCACGCTgcactctgggggggcgcaGTCTCCTGGCACCCCGCAGAAACTGTGCCACCCAGTAATGCGCACCAACTGGTCTACCATCGATGTGGCCATGGTGGACAGAAATAGCCGCTACGTGCACCTTCAAGGTCGAGGCCGCCCGGCCCGCCTCAAACAGATACTGCAGGTACCGCAGTACAATTTGTAACGGACAGGAGATTGGGTCAAAACCCCCGTCCCTGCACCAGGAGGAGAAAGCGGCCCAGCAATGCGAATACACCCTTCTTGTGGAAGGAGCTCTAgcattctgcaaggtctcacaTACCGAGGGCTCAAGGTGCGTCAAGAATGACCCTTCCCTCTCAACGGCCAGGCCCAGAGTTGAAGGAGGCTCGGAGAGGGATGCCATACCTCCCCGCCCAGCTGGGACAGGAGGTCCGACCGTACTGGGAGCTGCCAAGGCTCCCCGTCCAACAGGCTGAGGAGCGTGGAGAACCAAATCCTCGAGGGCCACTTGGGCGCCACCAGGAGGACCCTGTGACCCGATAATCTCACCCTGTGAAGCGTGGGCATCACCAGGGGAATCGGAGGGAACGCATAAAGGAGGCCTCTCGGCCAAGTGTTGGCGAGAGCGTCCATCCCGAGCGGGGCACTGGTCTCTGCCAAGGAGAACCACAGTGGACAATGAGTCGTACACTCCGAGGCGAACAGATCCACACGGGCTTCCCCGTATCGATCCCAAATCATTCGCACCACCTGGGGGTGCAACCGCCAGTCCCCCGGGGCCGCTGCCGGCGTGAGAGGGAATCCGCCACCACGTTGGCTCTGCCAGGGAGGTGCATTGCCCTCAAGGAGGCCAATTGAGGATGAGCCCACATCCACAACCTCCGGGCCTCGTTCAGGGAGTCCAGCGACCTGGttcccccctggtggttgacaTGAAACACTGTCGAAGTGTTGTCTGTCCGGACGAGGACATGCTTGCCCCTGAGAAAGGGCAAGAAGTGCCTCAGCGCCAAGTAGACAGTCCGGAGTTCTAGGACATTGATGTGCCGTCCCCGCCACAGAGGGCCCCAAACCCCCTGGACTGACCTCTTCTGCCATACCGCACCCCAACCCTGAGGTGAGGCATCTGTTGTCACCACCTCCCGCCTCGAAGGGACTAAGCCGAGAGGAACACCGTGCAATAGAAAGGTGCTGTCCCGCCACCGGTGGAGATGAATAAGGCACTGGTGGGTAACCTTGACCTTGACCCACCTGTGAAGGCGAGGGTCCATCTGGAGGCTGTTGAaccacatctgcagggggcgcAGGTGCAGCAGCCCCAGAGGTGTCACAGCCGAGGCCGCCGACAGCATCCCCAGCAGTCGGAGCCATGCGTGGACGGGCAACCTCATCCCGAGGCGGAAGGACCGTAGCAGGTCCTGAATCCGCTGTGCCCGCTCTGCAGTAAGGCGTGCCTGCATTGACACGGAATCGAGGGACAGGCCGATGAAGGTGGTCTGCTGCGTAGGACGCAACAAGCTCTTCTCCCAATTTACCGACATGCCCAGAGCCTCGATATGTGTGAGGACCCTGGATGTCATCAGCTCCGCCTCCTGGAGCGAGGGGGCGCATATAAGCCAGTCGTCCAGATATGGGAGAATCTTTACTCCCGACAGGCATAGCGATGTCAAGGCCGCCCTCATGCATCTGGTGAAGATGCGAGGAGCCAGGGACAGGCCGAAAGGCAGGACGGTGAACTGGTAGGCGTGGCCTTGAAAGGCAAAACTGAGAAACCGTCTGTGgtctgggtgtattgggacgtgAAAGTAGGCGTCCTTGAGGTCTATGGAGGGGAACCACTCCCCTGGAGTGACAGATTGAAGGACGTCGCGTGTACGCAGCATCCGAAATGGGAGGACCTTCAGGTACTGGTTCAGACCCCGAAGGTCCAGCACAGGCCGAAGAGAAGTGTCTTTCTTCGGAATGAGGAAGTATGTTGAGTAAAACCCACTGCTCTGTGTATGTGGGTGAACTcttgtgatggcctttttgtccAAGAGTTTGGCTATCTCCTGTGACAAACACAGGGCCCTCCCGCGGTCTCTGACCGAGGTTTCCCTGACCCCGGAGGGTGGTGGGGGCCGGCGGCGGAACTGCAACCTGTAGCCCTGGGACAGTGTTCTCAAAACCCATACATCTGGAGAATGGGCTGCCCAATAGGCCAGGTGCTGATGTGAAAACCTGCCCACCGCCGGCCCGAGGCCCTCATAGAGTGCCTCGAGGATTatttgggggtttggggggaCGCTGGTGTTGCCCCTGCACCCGCTGAGACCGGCGAGGTGGAGGGTGTGCGCCCCTGGGCTGACGCCCACCACCCCCAGCAACCCGGCTGTGCTGCCAGGGCTGCGGAGGGGGGCTCGGGGGATGTGAGCGGCGCAGGTCTTGTGCGCCCCGTCTCCTGGAGTGCTGAGCTGGGGGTCCCATGCTCGCACTCCGACGACCCCAGGCCTCTGATGCCTGACCCGACTGCTTCCTGCGCTCCAACGCCTGTTCTGCCTCTGGCCCAAACAACTGGCCCGGCACTACCGGAAGCTTCCGTAGCGTCTGCCTGCAATCATCAGACATGGGTGCCTGCGCCAGCCACACCTGACGCCGCGtcaccaccagggtggacatcaggcgGCCAAGCTCTCTGGTCATCAGCCCgaaggcttggagcgcagcgtcGTTAGTGTCACCCAACTCCCCGCCCTCATGCTCCGACTGCAACATCTGGGACTGGGCGAGGAGGAGCACGGAGAGGGAGTTCCCAATGCGAGCCATGCGGCCTGCCGCATCATAAGCCGTCGAGAGAAGGCTATCCGTTACCCGGCACTGAGGCCTAGGACAGCGGGCCTTATCTTTGAGCGCCTCATCTGGTGAAAGGACCAGTGAGGCGATACACGGGTCCACGGGAGGCATGTGAACCAGGCCATGTTGCTCCGCCTGGCGCATGGAGGCCAAAGTCCTCGCATCCTTGCCATGGTAGGCAAACGCCTTTGGATCTGCCCAGCAGCGCCGCAGCTCCTGCAAAAAAGCAGGCGAGGGCGGGACATCAAAGGGCGGGGCTACAGGAGTCCGGCGAAAGAATGGGTTGCTCGCCGGTTGGGCAGCGGGCGCATCATCCAGCCCGACCTTAGCCAGGGCCGCACGTAGTGTTGCCTGCAAAGGGCAGGGGCCCTCTCCCAGCTCAGTGCTCCCAGAGCTCCTGAGGGATGTCTCCGAGCCAGCCTCTGCCTGTATGCTAGCTGGGTCAACCACCAGACACGGCAGCTCAGGGGAGGGATACTCGCCAGAGCTAAACACACTGTCACGGCCTTGAAACATGGAGTTTGAAGCCCTGGTAGACATAGCATCGTCTCCACAATCTGACTCCCAGGGGACCGCCAGAGGTGGGGAGGGCAGAGCCCGCTCCCTCACTAAGGCCTTAAGCTGCTCCAGTTCAGCCCGTAAATCCTCCATCTCACTGCGTGAGGGAGCATCCTTCGCCTTCTTCTGCGTAGGGCCACTGCGCTCGTCATGGGGCCCCGCTCTGCGCTTGTCCCGGTGCTTTTTGCGGGAACCTGCACTGACATGAGCGGGCCCAGAGGGTGGGAGGTCGCTCCtaaagaggaggccttccacctGACGCAGCCGGTCCTCTCTCACAGAGAGCGGCAAAATGCTGCAGTTGATGCAGGGGTCAGACAGGGCCTCCCTCAGGTGCCCCACCCCCAGACACTGGGGGCACAATTCatggccatcctctaccaacagtAGAGTGCCACATGATGTACAAGCCATCATCGCTtcctccaaaaaataaaagggtCAAGTTAGGAAATCTGGGCGAGAACCGAGACTCGATCAGAACATCTAACAGACTCCTCACACCACTGTTCTTAATCCAAACAATTCAGTGTGGAGCCAGGCAATCCAAGCGAGAACTGTGGCCGCCACAGAACGCGTCCGGAACCTCTGgactagcttttttttttttttttttttttaatatatatatattttaaaaatttatatatatatatatatatatttatttatttatttttttaaagcttaagtAAAAAATACTCACCAAGCCAGGCTAGGAACCAACAGACGAGAGCAGTGGGCGGACCACTGAACGCGGCTGGGACATCTAGCATGTGGAGGAATCAGCTCAGCACAAACAATTCAAGACCGTTTGTGTGGCTGGGGAGCGAGCCAGCCCGACACACGGGCGCTCGGATCCTCCCGATGGAGAAAGG includes the following:
- the LOC133444660 gene encoding carbohydrate sulfotransferase 6-like, yielding MNLRCTMNLNRFIFLLILQGLVVVLFYGWYVHHKPPDTPPSSGKVHVLVLSSWRSGSSFMGQVFSQHPSVFYLMEPAWHVWSTVKSPTARLLRMAVRDLMRSIFQCDFSVMDSYLPEQHNVSSLFMWSHSRALCSPPACPLTPRNQMSSEPQCFQKCDARGLQKVEEACGTYSHVVLKEVRFLELESLYPLLQDPNMDLRIIHLVRDPRAVLKSREESAKYFETGGSIVLGQRKVPAAEVQYQVMQEICRSHVRINERAVLKPPPFLKGRYKLVRYEDVARNPLKEVNDIYEFVGLGMTPQLEDWIYTVTHGNGKGSRKEAFQLTSRNATNVSQAWRTMLPYSKVKRVQEVCKGAMSLLGYKAVNGEKEQKRLDIDLLVPQEPYQFSWVSTKKEHKSKR
- the LOC133444865 gene encoding LOW QUALITY PROTEIN: uncharacterized protein LOC133444865 (The sequence of the model RefSeq protein was modified relative to this genomic sequence to represent the inferred CDS: inserted 1 base in 1 codon); translated protein: MACTSCGTLLLVEDGHELCPQCLGVGHLREALSDPCINCSILPLSVREDRLRQVEGLLFRSDLPPSGPAHVSAGSRKKHRDKRRAGPHDERSGPTQKKAKDAPSRSEMEDLRAELEQLKALVRERALPSPPLAVPWESDCGDDAMSTRASNSMFQGRDSVFSSGEYPSPELPCLVVDPASIQAEAGSETSLRSSGSTELGEGPCPLQATLRAALAKVGLDDAPAAQPASNPFFRRTPVAPPFDVPPSPAFLQELRRCWADPKAFAYHGKDARTLASMRQAEQHGLVHMPPVDPCIASLVLSPDEALKDKARCPRPQCRVTDSLLSTAYDAAGRMARIGNSLSVLLLAQSQMLQSEHEGGELGDTNDAALQAFGLMTRELGRLMSTLVVTRRQVWLAQAPICLGQRQNRRWSAGSSRVRHQRPGVVGVRAWDPQLSTPGDGAHKTCAAHIPRAPLRSPGSTAGLLGVVGVSPGAHTLHLAGLSGCRGNTSVPPNPQIILEALYEGLGPAVGRFSHQHLAYWAAHSPDVWVLRTLSQGYRLQFRRRPPPPSGVRETSVRDRGRALCLSQEIAKLLDKKAITRVHPHTQSSGFYSTYFLIPKKDTSLRPVLDLRGLNQYLKVLPFRMLRTRDVLQSVTPGEWFPSIDLKDAYFHVPIHPDHRRFLSFAFQGHAYQFTVLPFGLSLAPRIFTRCMRAALTSLCLSGVKILPYLDDWLICAPSLQEAELMTSRVLTHIEALGMSVNWEKSLLRPTQQTTFIGLSLDSVSMQARLTAERAQRIQDLLRSFRLGMRLPVHAWLRLLGMLSAASAVTPLGLLHLRPLQMWFNSLQMDPRLHRWVKVKVTHQCLIHLHRWRDSTFLLHGVPLGLVPSRREVVTTDASPQGWGAVWQKRSVQGVWGPLWRGRHINVLELRTVYLALRHFLPFLRGKHVLVRTDNTSTVFHVNHQGGTRSLDSLNEARRLWMWAHPQLASLRAMHLPGRANVVADSLSRRQXAPGDWRLHPQVVRMIWDRYGEARVDLFASECTTHCPLWFSLAETSAPLGMDALANTWPRGLLYAFPPIPLVMPTLHRVRLSGHRVLLVAPKWPSRIWFSTLLSLLDGEPWQLPVRSDLLSQLGGEVWHPSPSLLQLWAWPLRGKGHS